In Paracholeplasma morum, the following are encoded in one genomic region:
- the ileS gene encoding isoleucine--tRNA ligase has translation MELKDTLLLPKTSFEMRGNLGVRELEFQKKWAELNVYNRVLEQNKDGKPFILHDGPPYANGAIHIGHSLNKILKDFVLRFKTMQGFYAPYIPGWDTHGLPIEQALTKKGIKRKEMSVSDFRRLCHDYALEQISMQKTQFKRLGILGEWDNPYITLNPEFEADQLRVFAEMANKGLIYKGLKPVYWSPSSESALAEAEIEYQDVESPSIYVAFEVVSEKFNGKKLIIWTTTPWTLPANLAISANPLLDYVVFKANNDSYIVAKTLLEKVTQVLGFESFEVTETVKGSELEFVQYTHPLNGKVCPVILGEHVTDSDGTGLVHTAPGHGEDDYNVGKKYGLDILVPVDEKGFFTSEANEFEGLYYEKANPLIIETLKTSGHMLHVNYFKHSYPHDWRTKKPIIFRATPQWFASIDQLKTALLSEIKETNWVQKWGELRIHNMIKDRNDWCISRQRAWGVPIPVFYAENGDPILDKEVILHVASIVEKEGTNAWLDKDATELLPEGFTYPGSPNGIFKKETDIMDVWFDSGSSHKLLQRRGLSYPADLYLEGSDQYRGWFNSSLITGVAIYGKAPYKAVVSHGFVLDKDGRAMSKSLGNTTDPLKITNEMGADILRLWVSSVEYSSDVRIGDNLMKQVSESYRKIRNTLKFLLSNLFDFNPKTDRVAYDKLGSLDKVMLHKLESLRKTVIDSYDSYKFDTVYRSVTNYMINDLSAFYLDYTKDILYVETKNGVLRRSVQTVLYDQLMTLLKLLNPIIPHTTSEAYWSLETERLDDIYLERMPEEILYKDHELDEAFDVFMTVREAILLQLELMRKDKTIGKSLEADVVVRLTESDLKAIESLNISFTQVLMVSSIKFEVSDELSVTTTVAEGEKCERCWNIVKSVNKHHVCERCASVLEEDYNEHFTR, from the coding sequence ATGGAACTTAAAGACACGCTGTTGTTACCAAAAACCAGCTTTGAGATGAGAGGAAACTTAGGGGTAAGAGAACTTGAATTTCAAAAAAAATGGGCTGAACTCAATGTATACAATCGAGTTTTAGAACAAAACAAAGATGGAAAACCATTCATTTTACATGATGGGCCACCATATGCAAATGGTGCTATTCATATCGGGCACTCACTTAACAAAATATTAAAAGACTTTGTACTGAGATTTAAGACAATGCAAGGTTTTTATGCGCCATACATTCCAGGATGGGATACTCATGGTCTACCTATCGAGCAAGCTCTAACAAAAAAAGGAATTAAACGTAAGGAAATGAGTGTTAGTGACTTCAGAAGATTATGTCACGACTATGCACTAGAGCAAATCTCTATGCAAAAAACTCAGTTTAAACGTCTAGGGATTTTAGGCGAATGGGATAACCCTTACATTACATTAAACCCTGAATTTGAAGCAGATCAACTGAGAGTATTCGCTGAAATGGCAAATAAAGGGCTAATCTATAAAGGCTTAAAACCAGTATATTGGTCACCAAGTTCGGAATCTGCGCTTGCAGAAGCTGAAATTGAATACCAAGATGTTGAAAGTCCATCTATCTATGTAGCCTTTGAAGTTGTTTCAGAAAAGTTTAATGGCAAGAAACTCATCATTTGGACAACTACCCCATGGACACTGCCAGCTAACCTTGCAATTTCAGCAAACCCACTATTAGATTACGTTGTTTTTAAAGCCAATAATGACTCATACATCGTCGCTAAAACACTTCTTGAGAAAGTCACTCAAGTCTTAGGGTTTGAATCCTTTGAGGTCACAGAAACTGTCAAAGGTTCAGAGTTAGAATTTGTACAATATACACACCCACTTAACGGAAAAGTGTGTCCAGTAATTTTAGGTGAACACGTCACTGATTCAGACGGTACTGGTTTAGTCCATACGGCGCCAGGACACGGCGAAGATGACTATAATGTTGGGAAGAAATATGGATTAGACATTTTAGTCCCAGTGGATGAGAAAGGGTTTTTCACAAGTGAAGCCAATGAATTCGAAGGCTTATACTATGAGAAAGCCAATCCGCTCATCATTGAAACACTTAAAACAAGTGGACACATGCTTCATGTTAATTACTTTAAACACAGCTATCCACACGATTGGCGTACCAAAAAACCAATCATTTTTAGAGCAACCCCACAATGGTTTGCTTCTATTGACCAATTAAAAACAGCGCTATTATCAGAAATTAAAGAAACGAATTGGGTCCAAAAATGGGGCGAACTTCGTATTCATAATATGATTAAAGATCGTAATGACTGGTGTATCTCTAGACAACGTGCTTGGGGCGTACCAATTCCAGTGTTCTATGCTGAAAACGGTGATCCAATTTTAGATAAAGAAGTCATTTTACATGTTGCATCGATTGTTGAAAAAGAAGGCACAAATGCTTGGTTGGATAAAGATGCTACGGAATTACTTCCAGAAGGATTCACGTATCCAGGTAGTCCAAATGGCATCTTCAAGAAAGAAACAGACATTATGGACGTTTGGTTTGATTCAGGTTCTAGCCACAAACTGCTTCAAAGACGTGGATTATCTTATCCGGCTGATTTATACTTAGAAGGTTCTGACCAATACCGTGGATGGTTTAACTCATCCTTAATCACTGGTGTTGCAATCTATGGAAAAGCACCATATAAAGCGGTAGTTTCACACGGGTTCGTCTTGGATAAAGATGGTCGTGCAATGAGTAAGTCTCTTGGAAATACGACAGACCCACTGAAGATTACAAATGAAATGGGTGCGGATATCTTACGATTATGGGTATCAAGTGTTGAATACTCAAGCGACGTTAGAATCGGAGATAATTTAATGAAACAAGTTTCTGAATCTTATAGAAAGATCAGAAACACACTCAAATTCTTATTATCAAACCTATTTGATTTTAATCCTAAAACAGATAGAGTAGCTTACGATAAGTTAGGTTCTTTAGATAAAGTAATGCTTCATAAATTAGAAAGTTTAAGAAAAACAGTGATTGATTCATACGATTCATACAAGTTTGACACGGTATACCGTAGTGTCACAAACTATATGATTAATGACTTATCGGCTTTCTATTTGGATTATACTAAAGACATTTTATATGTTGAAACAAAGAATGGCGTTCTTAGACGTTCTGTACAAACTGTACTTTACGATCAACTTATGACCCTTCTAAAATTACTAAACCCAATCATTCCACACACAACCAGTGAGGCTTATTGGTCATTAGAGACTGAAAGACTTGATGATATCTATCTTGAACGTATGCCTGAGGAAATTCTCTATAAAGACCACGAACTAGATGAAGCATTCGATGTCTTTATGACAGTCCGTGAAGCAATCTTACTCCAATTAGAATTAATGCGTAAAGATAAGACTATTGGTAAGTCACTTGAGGCTGATGTTGTAGTTCGCCTAACTGAATCAGATTTGAAGGCTATTGAATCCTTGAATATCTCATTTACTCAAGTGTTAATGGTTTCATCCATCAAGTTTGAAGTATCAGATGAACTTAGCGTAACAACAACCGTAGCAGAAGGCGAAAAATGTGAAAGATGCTGGAATATTGTTAAGTCCGTTAACAAACACCATGTATGTGAAAGATGTGCGTCAGTACTAGAGGAAGATTACAATGAACATTTTACTCGTTAA
- the sepF gene encoding cell division protein SepF has product MAIFSKSKKEQKLPTYQGESVANSYDRIIFESLETDDDAYITMLARDLIDGSPLVLNFEDLAPDPANKIMAFLSGVIFTLEGQIVQINKKVFLFAREQDFKDGTLKQFIDDVKE; this is encoded by the coding sequence ATGGCTATTTTTAGTAAATCGAAGAAAGAACAAAAACTTCCAACTTATCAAGGTGAGTCTGTAGCAAACAGTTATGATCGTATTATATTTGAATCATTAGAAACAGATGATGATGCTTATATAACAATGTTGGCTAGAGATTTAATAGACGGATCCCCGCTTGTGCTTAATTTTGAAGATTTAGCACCAGATCCAGCGAATAAAATCATGGCATTCTTGTCAGGGGTTATTTTCACTTTGGAAGGACAAATTGTCCAAATTAACAAAAAAGTATTCTTGTTTGCACGCGAACAGGATTTTAAAGATGGCACATTGAAACAATTTATCGACGATGTCAAAGAATGA
- the surE gene encoding 5'/3'-nucleotidase SurE, whose translation MNILLVNDDGILEPGIKVLAEKLAPLGDIYVVAPETHQSGQGHGITINEPLIVKDYGHLYGAKKALSVLGKPADCTRIAVGLLDVKFDLCVSGVNSGMNIGSDVLYSGTVAAATEALILGIPAIAVSGPKNSLHMAEKSIYKLVKYLLDNQALSLDYILNINYPSSKFDNFIGVKWTVQGLHHHGAVFKKVGENAYETVYDLLSREEHPNSDVMAYRSGYVSITPLFENRTHEDILQNLENQKQLNQTLIYDNIIK comes from the coding sequence ATGAACATTTTACTCGTTAATGATGATGGCATATTAGAGCCAGGTATAAAGGTGCTAGCTGAAAAGCTGGCACCTCTTGGCGATATTTATGTAGTAGCACCTGAAACACACCAAAGTGGGCAAGGTCACGGAATTACGATCAATGAACCGCTTATCGTGAAGGATTACGGACATTTATATGGCGCAAAAAAGGCATTATCCGTCTTAGGCAAACCTGCTGACTGCACACGTATTGCGGTAGGTCTTTTGGATGTGAAATTTGATTTGTGTGTGTCTGGAGTGAATTCCGGAATGAATATTGGCTCTGACGTTCTTTATTCAGGTACGGTTGCTGCAGCTACAGAAGCTTTAATTCTAGGTATTCCAGCGATTGCAGTAAGTGGGCCAAAAAACAGCCTACATATGGCTGAAAAAAGCATCTATAAACTTGTGAAATATCTACTAGATAATCAAGCCCTAAGTTTAGACTATATATTGAACATTAACTATCCAAGTTCGAAATTTGATAACTTTATTGGCGTCAAATGGACCGTTCAAGGATTACACCACCATGGTGCAGTTTTCAAAAAAGTCGGCGAAAATGCTTATGAGACAGTCTATGACTTGCTTTCAAGGGAAGAACATCCAAATTCTGATGTGATGGCTTATCGTAGTGGTTATGTCTCCATTACACCTTTATTCGAAAACAGAACACATGAGGATATACTTCAAAATTTAGAGAATCAAAAGCAATTGAATCAAACCCTGATTTATGATAATATAATTAAGTAA
- a CDS encoding YlmH/Sll1252 family protein yields MSKNDFLTILKNQANSYHKPILYRFLNPQEQKWVHSIFKGYFIYESNEASEYRRMLVSDYELIPDFEISVLKTSFRDKSISHRDVLGSLMALGLKRDIFGDITITEDEIYVEVISVMVPYVKELTEIKRDTVLFELADNIPVVEEKKEEIVLSLDSLRVDAIIAKAFLINREDVKILVNQDRVKINFILIQKHTIICKPYDIISVRGFGRIRLIEVLGQSKKQKTRIKCELLR; encoded by the coding sequence ATGTCAAAGAATGATTTTCTAACGATTCTTAAAAATCAAGCAAACAGTTATCATAAACCCATTTTATATAGATTCTTGAATCCTCAAGAACAAAAATGGGTTCATTCTATTTTTAAAGGCTATTTCATTTATGAAAGTAATGAAGCCTCTGAATATCGAAGAATGCTTGTTTCAGATTATGAACTAATCCCTGATTTTGAGATTTCGGTTTTAAAGACTTCATTTAGAGATAAATCCATTTCACACCGTGATGTATTAGGGTCACTAATGGCATTAGGTTTGAAAAGAGATATCTTTGGAGACATTACAATCACAGAAGATGAGATTTATGTTGAAGTCATTTCTGTCATGGTGCCATATGTTAAGGAATTGACTGAGATTAAGCGAGACACTGTGTTATTTGAACTTGCCGATAACATTCCGGTTGTAGAAGAAAAGAAAGAAGAAATCGTCCTTAGTTTAGATAGTTTGAGAGTGGATGCGATTATTGCTAAAGCGTTTTTGATTAATCGAGAAGATGTAAAGATACTCGTAAATCAAGATAGGGTCAAAATCAACTTCATTTTGATTCAAAAACATACCATTATTTGTAAACCTTATGATATAATATCAGTTAGAGGATTTGGACGGATTAGATTGATTGAAGTATTAGGACAATCTAAGAAACAGAAGACTCGAATAAAATGTGAATTATTACGATGA
- a CDS encoding YggS family pyridoxal phosphate-dependent enzyme, whose amino-acid sequence MSNLTINTRTLLKELTNYPKATLICASKYLDAPMIEEVYNAGVTHFGENHAQALLSKQRALNDLNITWHFIGHLQTNKVKEIINNIDYLHSLDRIKLAEMIQKHRETPLNCFIEVNLSRETSKTGIFKEDLKDFLNLLKEYDKIKVVGLMTMGVQDDLDQTKLIFDELKALKTSFNLAHLSMGMTDDYMLALESSSDFIRVGRKFII is encoded by the coding sequence ATGTCTAATCTAACGATTAACACTCGAACGCTCTTAAAAGAGCTCACTAATTATCCAAAAGCAACCTTGATTTGTGCCTCGAAATACTTAGATGCACCAATGATTGAAGAGGTTTACAACGCGGGGGTTACACATTTTGGAGAGAATCATGCTCAAGCATTGCTAAGTAAACAAAGAGCGTTAAACGACTTAAATATTACTTGGCATTTTATAGGTCACCTTCAAACCAATAAGGTGAAAGAGATAATTAACAATATCGATTACCTACACTCATTAGATAGAATTAAATTAGCAGAAATGATTCAAAAACATAGGGAAACACCACTTAATTGCTTTATTGAAGTAAATCTCTCAAGAGAAACCTCCAAAACTGGGATTTTTAAGGAAGATTTAAAGGATTTTTTAAACTTATTAAAAGAGTATGATAAAATTAAAGTAGTTGGATTGATGACAATGGGTGTTCAAGATGATTTAGATCAGACTAAATTAATCTTTGATGAACTTAAAGCCTTAAAAACGTCATTCAATCTCGCCCATTTATCCATGGGAATGACTGATGATTATATGCTAGCATTAGAGTCTAGTAGTGATTTTATCAGAGTAGGTAGAAAATTCATCATTTGA
- the ychF gene encoding redox-regulated ATPase YchF has product MLKAGIVGLPNVGKSTLFNAITKSAALAANYPFATIDPNVGVVTLKDKRLDVLASMYKSGKIVPTTVEFTDIAGLVKGASKGEGLGNQFLSHIREVDTICQVVRLFKDENIIHVEGSVDPLRDIDIIQLELNIADYDTVVKRIPRIEKKAKTGGNSDEKAEYEVLVKIKDALEENTPIRLMGLSEEEESIIKGYNFLSSKAMVYIANVSETEILTLDSNPVYQKLLEKGLSEDADVVAISAQIEAELAQLSDEDRSLFMEELGLEESGLDQLIRTTYHRLGLETYFTAGPMEARAWTFKKGMTAPQCAGIIHTDFERGFIRAETVAYDDLVKYGSYLGAKEAGRVRQEGKEYLVKDGDVMLFKFNV; this is encoded by the coding sequence ATGTTAAAAGCAGGAATAGTAGGGCTACCAAATGTTGGAAAATCTACTTTATTTAATGCAATCACCAAAAGTGCTGCATTAGCAGCGAACTATCCGTTCGCAACCATAGATCCAAACGTGGGCGTTGTAACCCTAAAAGACAAACGTCTTGATGTTTTGGCTTCAATGTATAAATCAGGGAAAATTGTCCCAACTACAGTAGAATTTACGGATATTGCTGGGTTAGTCAAAGGTGCATCCAAAGGTGAAGGGTTAGGAAACCAATTCTTAAGCCACATCCGAGAAGTCGATACCATTTGCCAAGTTGTCCGTCTGTTTAAAGATGAAAATATCATTCACGTTGAAGGGTCAGTCGATCCACTTAGAGACATTGATATCATTCAACTTGAGCTGAATATTGCAGACTATGACACAGTTGTGAAACGTATTCCAAGAATTGAGAAAAAAGCCAAAACTGGCGGAAACTCAGATGAAAAAGCAGAGTATGAGGTTTTAGTGAAAATCAAAGATGCTTTAGAAGAAAATACGCCAATTCGATTGATGGGTCTTTCTGAAGAAGAAGAGTCAATCATCAAAGGGTATAATTTCTTATCATCTAAGGCAATGGTTTATATTGCAAACGTTTCAGAAACTGAAATACTAACACTAGATTCCAATCCAGTGTATCAAAAACTATTAGAAAAAGGTTTATCCGAAGATGCAGATGTCGTTGCAATCTCAGCACAAATAGAAGCTGAACTCGCACAGTTATCTGATGAAGACCGTTCTTTATTTATGGAAGAACTAGGGTTAGAAGAATCTGGATTAGATCAATTAATCAGAACAACTTATCACCGACTTGGATTAGAAACGTATTTCACTGCAGGTCCAATGGAAGCTAGAGCTTGGACATTCAAAAAAGGCATGACTGCGCCTCAATGTGCAGGCATTATTCATACCGATTTCGAACGTGGATTCATTCGTGCCGAAACCGTAGCATATGATGATTTGGTTAAATATGGCTCCTATCTTGGTGCTAAGGAAGCCGGAAGGGTTAGACAGGAAGGCAAAGAGTATCTTGTAAAAGATGGCGATGTCATGCTGTTTAAGTTCAATGTCTAA